Proteins from one Nakamurella multipartita DSM 44233 genomic window:
- a CDS encoding penicillin-binding transpeptidase domain-containing protein: MALRALTTRSRRAPRSFPVLVLALVLGVLAACTTDPNQGDPGPGDRVGAFVQAWQQMDFDAASDYTTSPAAAALMLDQVTNDLRPDQLTITPGEVSRVSATQATMTVSFTWQLPDAGSWTYPATWTWKKDRDWEIDWAPSVIHPKLGERQTLAAHTTAAEPGVMVDRNNNRIVQPVTVYSVVLLPAKTPDVPAAAAALVAALAPIDPTLTADGIVAGVTQAQAEAAAAATPASGSATASSGPSDGTPPADPASVGYTVINLREPDYLKVKPQLDAITGLSYPSQVRNLPPTRDFARAILAQVDPVAAPLMKGTDGWSVVIVDSTGGVLETLEDHPAVPGQRVTLTLDSAVQQAAEAAIADQDKPAMLVALQPSTGEIIAVAQNIAANAQGTPALTGQYPPGSTFKVATATAALERGLIAPGLPVGCPGVFTVDGRAVHNSHDFALGTVDATVAFARSCNTTFADLATQMPADALPAAAASYGIGLDFDIPGVITLTGKVPDAPSAIQRAENGFGQGQVLVSPFGAALMAATAQHGAMPIPSLIRGTSTTVDKPAPERPAQAADGVRTFMRAVVTEGTGAGLEPFDDVHAKTGTAEFAAADGTTHAHAWTIGYRGDLAFAALIVGGEDSINTNAVVARLLAAVPS; encoded by the coding sequence TCGCGCCGGGCCCCTCGTTCCTTCCCGGTGCTCGTGCTGGCTCTGGTTCTGGGCGTGCTAGCCGCCTGCACCACCGACCCGAACCAGGGCGACCCCGGTCCGGGTGACCGGGTCGGCGCCTTCGTCCAGGCGTGGCAGCAGATGGATTTCGACGCCGCCTCGGACTACACCACCAGCCCGGCGGCCGCCGCCCTGATGCTCGACCAGGTCACCAACGACCTGCGGCCCGATCAGCTGACCATCACCCCGGGCGAGGTCAGCCGGGTCAGCGCCACCCAGGCGACGATGACAGTCTCCTTCACCTGGCAACTGCCGGACGCCGGAAGTTGGACGTACCCGGCCACCTGGACCTGGAAGAAGGACCGCGACTGGGAGATCGACTGGGCGCCGTCGGTGATCCACCCGAAGCTGGGGGAGAGGCAGACGTTGGCCGCGCACACCACCGCCGCCGAACCCGGCGTGATGGTCGACCGCAACAACAACCGGATCGTGCAGCCGGTCACCGTGTACTCGGTGGTGTTGCTGCCGGCCAAGACGCCGGACGTGCCGGCCGCCGCGGCCGCGCTGGTCGCCGCCCTGGCCCCGATCGATCCCACGCTGACCGCGGACGGGATCGTTGCCGGGGTCACCCAGGCCCAGGCGGAGGCCGCCGCGGCGGCCACCCCGGCTTCGGGCTCGGCGACCGCATCGAGCGGGCCGAGTGACGGGACACCGCCGGCCGACCCGGCCAGCGTCGGTTACACCGTCATCAACCTGCGGGAACCGGACTATCTCAAGGTCAAGCCGCAGCTGGACGCCATCACCGGGCTGAGCTACCCCTCGCAGGTCCGCAATCTGCCGCCGACCCGGGACTTCGCGAGGGCGATCCTGGCCCAGGTCGACCCGGTGGCCGCGCCGCTGATGAAGGGCACGGACGGTTGGTCGGTGGTCATCGTGGACAGCACCGGCGGTGTGCTGGAGACCTTGGAGGACCATCCGGCGGTGCCCGGGCAACGGGTCACCCTGACCCTGGATTCCGCGGTCCAGCAGGCGGCCGAGGCGGCGATCGCCGACCAGGACAAGCCGGCCATGCTGGTGGCCCTGCAGCCATCGACCGGTGAGATCATCGCGGTGGCGCAGAACATCGCCGCCAATGCGCAAGGCACACCCGCGCTGACGGGGCAATACCCACCCGGCTCGACCTTCAAGGTGGCGACGGCGACGGCCGCGCTCGAACGGGGGCTGATCGCCCCGGGCCTGCCGGTCGGCTGCCCAGGTGTCTTCACGGTCGACGGTCGGGCGGTGCACAACTCGCACGACTTCGCACTGGGTACCGTCGATGCGACCGTTGCTTTCGCCCGGTCCTGTAACACCACCTTCGCCGACCTGGCCACCCAGATGCCGGCGGACGCGCTCCCCGCCGCCGCGGCCAGCTATGGCATCGGACTCGATTTCGACATCCCCGGGGTGATTACGCTGACCGGGAAGGTGCCGGACGCGCCGTCGGCAATCCAGCGCGCCGAGAATGGATTCGGCCAAGGTCAGGTGTTGGTCTCACCATTTGGCGCTGCCTTGATGGCCGCCACTGCCCAGCACGGGGCGATGCCGATTCCGTCCCTGATCCGGGGTACGTCCACGACCGTGGACAAGCCGGCGCCGGAGCGGCCGGCCCAGGCCGCTGACGGGGTCCGCACTTTCATGCGTGCGGTGGTCACCGAGGGGACCGGAGCTGGCCTCGAGCCGTTCGACGACGTTCACGCCAAAACCGGGACGGCCGAATTCGCCGCCGCCGACGGCACCACCCATGCTCATGCGTGGACCATCGGCTACCGCGGCGACCTGGCGTTCGCCGCTCTGATCGTCGGCGGCGAGGATTCGATCAATACCAATGCAGTGGTGGCCCGGTTGTTGGCGGCCGTGCCGTCCTGA
- the map gene encoding type I methionyl aminopeptidase → MLRTALRPGRPTPVRSVPAAIARPEYVGRDRPAPSTDPWVQTPEIIEKMRLAGRLAAQAMFEGSKLVQPGQTTDAIDAAVHEFLCDHGAYPSTLGYKHFPKSCCTSLNEVICHGIPDSTVIEDGDIVNIDVTAYIDGVHGDTNATYLAGAVAEENRLLVERTQETLRRAIKAVVPGRQLNVIGRVIESYAKRFGYGVVRDYTGHGIGRTFHSGLVVLHYDDPSVTTVIEKGMTFTIEPMITLGGIDWELWDDGWTVTTKDKSWTAQFEHTLVVTDTGAEILTLP, encoded by the coding sequence ATGTTGCGCACTGCCCTGCGGCCCGGCCGGCCGACCCCCGTCCGGTCGGTGCCCGCCGCCATCGCCCGTCCCGAGTACGTCGGCCGCGACCGTCCGGCCCCCAGCACCGACCCCTGGGTGCAGACCCCCGAGATCATCGAGAAGATGCGGCTCGCCGGCCGGCTCGCGGCCCAGGCGATGTTCGAGGGATCGAAGCTGGTGCAGCCGGGGCAGACCACCGACGCGATCGACGCGGCCGTGCACGAGTTCCTCTGCGACCACGGGGCCTACCCGTCCACGTTGGGCTACAAGCACTTTCCCAAGTCCTGCTGCACCTCGTTGAACGAGGTGATCTGCCACGGCATCCCGGACAGCACCGTGATCGAGGACGGGGACATCGTCAACATCGACGTGACCGCCTACATCGACGGCGTGCACGGCGACACCAACGCCACCTACCTGGCCGGGGCGGTCGCGGAGGAGAACCGGCTGCTGGTGGAGCGGACGCAGGAGACCCTGCGGCGGGCCATCAAGGCGGTGGTCCCGGGGCGGCAGCTCAACGTCATCGGCCGGGTCATCGAGTCCTACGCCAAGCGGTTCGGCTACGGCGTCGTCCGCGACTACACCGGGCACGGCATCGGCCGCACCTTCCACTCCGGGCTGGTCGTGCTGCACTACGACGATCCCAGCGTGACCACGGTGATCGAGAAAGGCATGACCTTCACCATCGAGCCGATGATCACCCTGGGCGGCATCGACTGGGAGCTGTGGGACGACGGGTGGACGGTGACCACGAAGGACAAGTCGTGGACCGCCCAGTTCGAGCACACCCTGGTGGTCACCGACACCGGCGCGGAGATCCTGACCCTGCCCTGA
- a CDS encoding VWA domain-containing protein, translating to MTQLSRGANAPLSARRLTLSVRGARSGVVDLMAFQLTADRLVRTDEDLVFFNQPASPEGGVRLTAPDGLTLDLAAVPAVIETIAITVALADDQPGSLAGIAGLGVGVEPDGIDVPALGLTSERAAVLAEVYRRAGEWKLRSVSAGWTAGLAALVREHGVQVDEEPPAAAAAPAPPAAAPVAVPAPTPTPTPAGPRSVPGEERLSLVKRQTLDLRKKEVHRVLLTKGADAERVRVVMVIDKTGSMYQEFRTRLIHRVVERMVPVAIQLDTDGSLETYLYAKTFARLPDLRVADLETWPEEFLHLNGTHGGINYRKLGGSNDEIPILTELSGTARRGDPATLVLFFTDGGFYKRKEITRVIREASAKPIFWQFVGIGANDYGLLEKLDDMDGREVDNVDFFALDDIDQVTDAELYRRLLDEFPGWLRAARTKGIAAAAH from the coding sequence GTGACGCAGCTCAGTCGAGGCGCGAACGCGCCACTGTCCGCCCGTCGGTTGACCCTGTCCGTGCGCGGAGCCCGATCCGGAGTCGTCGACCTGATGGCGTTCCAGCTCACCGCCGATCGCCTCGTCCGGACCGACGAGGACCTGGTGTTCTTCAACCAGCCGGCCTCACCAGAGGGCGGCGTGCGGCTGACCGCGCCGGATGGGCTCACCCTGGACCTGGCGGCCGTGCCTGCGGTGATCGAGACGATCGCGATCACGGTCGCGCTGGCCGACGATCAGCCCGGATCACTGGCCGGCATCGCCGGCCTGGGCGTGGGGGTCGAGCCGGACGGGATCGACGTGCCGGCCCTGGGGCTGACCAGCGAGCGTGCGGCCGTGCTGGCCGAGGTGTACCGGCGCGCCGGCGAGTGGAAGCTGCGTTCGGTGTCGGCCGGCTGGACCGCCGGGCTGGCCGCCCTGGTGCGTGAGCACGGGGTGCAGGTGGACGAGGAACCGCCGGCCGCGGCCGCCGCCCCGGCCCCGCCGGCGGCGGCCCCGGTGGCAGTTCCAGCTCCGACCCCGACCCCGACCCCGGCCGGCCCGCGTTCGGTGCCGGGCGAGGAGCGGCTGTCGCTGGTCAAGCGGCAGACCCTGGACCTGCGCAAGAAGGAGGTGCACCGGGTCCTGCTGACCAAGGGGGCCGACGCCGAACGGGTCCGGGTGGTCATGGTCATCGACAAGACCGGTTCGATGTACCAGGAGTTCCGAACCCGGCTGATCCACCGCGTGGTCGAGCGCATGGTGCCGGTGGCGATCCAGCTCGACACCGACGGCAGCCTGGAAACCTACTTGTACGCCAAGACTTTCGCGCGTCTGCCGGACCTGCGGGTGGCCGACCTGGAGACCTGGCCGGAGGAGTTCCTGCACCTGAACGGCACCCACGGCGGGATCAACTACCGCAAGCTGGGCGGCAGCAACGACGAGATCCCCATCCTGACCGAGCTGTCCGGCACCGCCCGGCGCGGCGACCCGGCCACGCTGGTGCTGTTCTTCACCGATGGCGGGTTCTACAAGCGCAAGGAGATCACCCGGGTGATCCGCGAGGCGTCCGCCAAGCCCATCTTCTGGCAGTTCGTCGGCATCGGGGCCAACGACTACGGCCTGCTGGAAAAGCTCGACGACATGGACGGGCGCGAGGTCGACAACGTCGACTTCTTCGCCCTCGACGACATCGATCAGGTCACCGACGCCGAGCTGTATCGCCGGCTGCTCGACGAGTTCCCCGGCTGGCTGCGGGCCGCTCGCACCAAGGGCATCGCCGCCGCCGCTCACTAA
- a CDS encoding BTAD domain-containing putative transcriptional regulator: MTPPHPGPPEAGGVSPTLDVRLLGPLELRLDGRPIPLPGGKPKAVLAGLLVSRNRVVPADSLADAIWDGEVPANFLATLQVHVSALRRALRPVSDPGLLTVTTQSPGYRVVVDDALVDVGRFGRWARAGSDLLTARRYAEAADRLRAALAEWSGSALADLQGLRFADDFAAAVEEERLVALQARIEADLACGMESAVVGELVTLTGQYPLREPFWIQLITALYRSGRQADALDAARRIRTLLDDELGIDPSPALRDLERQVLRQELAAPGPAPVPSMQRTVAETAVVLSKARVRLPSGESLPVPSRGLRLGRMDDNDLVIAGEKVSRYHAVIGESANGFTVTDLRSTNGTHVNDERVVESHLLRDGDRIRIGGTELTFQLDAEPA; encoded by the coding sequence GTGACGCCCCCGCACCCCGGCCCGCCCGAGGCCGGTGGCGTGTCCCCGACGCTGGACGTGCGACTGCTCGGACCGCTGGAGCTGCGCCTGGACGGCCGGCCGATCCCGTTGCCGGGCGGCAAACCCAAGGCCGTGCTGGCCGGGTTGCTGGTCAGCCGCAATCGCGTGGTGCCGGCCGACTCTTTGGCCGACGCGATCTGGGACGGTGAGGTGCCGGCCAACTTCCTGGCCACCCTGCAGGTCCACGTGTCCGCCCTGCGCCGGGCGCTGCGCCCGGTGTCCGACCCGGGGCTGCTGACCGTCACCACCCAGTCGCCCGGCTACCGCGTCGTCGTCGACGACGCACTGGTCGACGTCGGCCGGTTCGGCCGGTGGGCGCGGGCCGGCAGCGACCTGCTGACCGCCCGCCGCTACGCCGAGGCGGCCGACCGGCTACGGGCCGCCCTGGCCGAGTGGTCCGGGTCCGCGCTGGCCGACCTGCAGGGCCTGCGGTTCGCCGACGACTTCGCCGCCGCCGTGGAGGAGGAGCGGCTGGTCGCGTTGCAGGCCCGGATCGAGGCCGACCTGGCCTGCGGGATGGAGTCGGCGGTGGTCGGCGAACTGGTCACCCTCACCGGCCAGTACCCGTTGCGCGAGCCGTTCTGGATCCAGCTGATCACTGCCCTGTATCGCTCGGGCCGGCAGGCGGACGCGCTGGACGCGGCCCGCCGCATCCGGACCCTGCTCGACGACGAACTCGGCATCGATCCCAGCCCGGCGCTGCGGGACCTGGAACGGCAGGTGCTGCGCCAGGAACTGGCAGCGCCCGGACCGGCCCCCGTGCCGTCGATGCAGCGCACCGTGGCCGAGACCGCGGTTGTGCTGTCCAAGGCCCGGGTGCGACTGCCGTCCGGGGAATCGTTGCCGGTGCCCAGCCGGGGTCTGCGCCTGGGCCGGATGGACGACAACGACCTGGTGATCGCCGGGGAGAAGGTCAGTCGCTACCACGCGGTGATCGGCGAATCCGCGAACGGCTTCACGGTGACCGACCTGCGCTCCACCAACGGCACCCACGTCAACGACGAGCGGGTGGTGGAGAGCCATCTGCTGCGCGACGGGGATCGGATCCGCATCGGCGGCACCGAATTGACCTTCCAGCTCGACGCCGAGCCCGCCTGA
- a CDS encoding mycothione reductase, with translation MHFDLVVVGSGSGNTILGREFRDQRVALVESGAFGGTCLNAGCIPTKSFVYPADLADAVTRADRLGLKATVAPVDWAVLRDRIFSRTDEISAHGLEYRQGDKWPNLEMLTGIARFTGVKSMAVDLTAGGRVDLTADRFVLAAGGRPVIPDIPGLDEEIVGEGVVHTSDTIMRIAQRPDRIVIIGGGYIAAEFAHVFDAFGSRVTQVVRGSRLLRHHDEDVATTFTDHVRARYDLRRDTEICGIKPLDGQGVRVFLEGPYGEATVDADVLLLATGRRPNSDLLNLPATGVTVNEQSRVVVDEYQETVVPGIYALGDLSSPYALKHVANHEARVVRHNLNHPDDRITTDHRFVPAAVFTEPQIAAVGLTEQQAREQGVEYVVGRRDYGGTAAGWAREDTTGFAKVLADPRTGLLLGAHVIGPEAATVIQPLVQAMSFGQRAHDVARGQYWIHPALPEVIENALLALPRPTG, from the coding sequence ATGCACTTCGACCTGGTGGTGGTGGGTTCTGGTTCGGGCAACACCATTCTCGGACGGGAGTTCCGGGATCAACGGGTGGCCCTGGTCGAATCCGGGGCATTCGGTGGCACCTGCCTGAATGCCGGCTGCATCCCGACCAAGAGCTTCGTCTACCCGGCCGACCTGGCCGACGCGGTCACCCGGGCCGACCGGCTGGGGCTCAAGGCCACGGTCGCGCCGGTCGACTGGGCGGTGCTGCGGGACCGGATCTTCAGCCGGACCGACGAGATCTCCGCCCACGGGCTGGAGTACCGGCAGGGCGACAAGTGGCCGAACCTGGAGATGCTGACGGGCATCGCCCGGTTCACCGGCGTCAAATCCATGGCGGTGGACCTGACCGCGGGCGGCCGGGTCGACCTCACCGCCGACCGTTTCGTGCTGGCCGCCGGCGGCCGCCCGGTCATTCCCGACATCCCCGGGCTGGACGAGGAGATCGTCGGCGAGGGTGTGGTGCACACCTCGGACACGATCATGCGCATCGCCCAACGGCCGGATCGGATCGTGATCATCGGCGGTGGCTACATCGCCGCCGAGTTCGCCCACGTCTTCGACGCCTTCGGCTCCCGGGTGACCCAGGTGGTCCGCGGCTCCCGGCTGCTGCGTCACCACGACGAGGACGTCGCAACCACGTTCACCGATCACGTCCGGGCCCGCTACGACCTGCGCCGGGACACCGAGATCTGCGGCATCAAACCGCTCGACGGGCAGGGCGTCCGGGTGTTCCTGGAAGGCCCGTACGGCGAGGCGACCGTTGATGCCGACGTGCTGTTGCTGGCGACCGGCCGCCGTCCGAACTCGGACCTGCTCAACCTGCCGGCCACCGGCGTCACCGTGAACGAGCAGAGCCGCGTGGTCGTCGACGAGTACCAGGAGACGGTCGTCCCGGGCATCTACGCGTTGGGCGATCTGAGCTCGCCGTACGCGCTCAAGCACGTGGCCAACCACGAGGCCCGGGTGGTCCGGCACAACCTGAACCACCCGGACGACCGGATCACCACCGACCACCGCTTCGTCCCGGCGGCCGTCTTCACCGAACCGCAGATCGCCGCGGTCGGCCTGACCGAGCAGCAGGCCCGGGAGCAGGGCGTCGAGTACGTCGTCGGCCGCCGCGACTACGGCGGCACCGCCGCCGGCTGGGCCCGGGAGGACACCACCGGATTCGCCAAGGTGCTGGCCGACCCCAGGACCGGCCTGCTGCTGGGCGCGCACGTCATCGGGCCCGAGGCCGCGACGGTGATTCAGCCCCTGGTGCAAGCGATGTCGTTCGGACAGCGGGCGCACGACGTGGCCCGCGGCCAGTACTGGATCCACCCGGCGCTGCCCGAGGTGATCGAGAACGCGTTGCTGGCCCTGCCCAGGCCGACCGGCTGA
- a CDS encoding YbhB/YbcL family Raf kinase inhibitor-like protein produces the protein MSLDRPVAPDPYALLPEVGSFTVASPDIADGQEVGPQFRYGPDAPSGENLSPALRWSGFPADTQSFVVSCFDPDAPTPAGFWHWTLVDIPASVTELARGAGSAGGPLPDGAFHVRNDFGSAGYDGPAPPPGDQVHRYFFVVHAVDVPTLGPDASASPTVVAFNLVFHTLARAVITPTFAY, from the coding sequence GTGAGCCTGGATCGACCCGTCGCCCCGGATCCGTACGCCCTGCTGCCGGAGGTGGGCTCGTTCACCGTCGCCAGCCCGGACATCGCCGACGGCCAGGAGGTCGGGCCGCAGTTCCGGTACGGGCCGGACGCGCCGAGCGGCGAGAACCTCTCGCCCGCCCTGCGCTGGTCGGGCTTTCCGGCCGATACCCAGTCGTTCGTGGTGAGCTGCTTCGATCCGGACGCGCCGACCCCGGCGGGCTTTTGGCACTGGACCCTGGTCGACATCCCGGCCTCGGTGACCGAGCTGGCGCGCGGCGCCGGCAGCGCCGGCGGCCCGCTGCCCGACGGAGCGTTCCACGTGCGCAACGACTTCGGCTCCGCCGGCTACGACGGGCCGGCCCCGCCGCCGGGTGACCAGGTGCACCGCTACTTCTTCGTCGTGCACGCGGTCGACGTCCCCACGCTCGGGCCGGACGCGAGCGCGAGCCCCACCGTGGTGGCGTTCAACCTGGTCTTTCACACGCTGGCCCGGGCCGTCATCACCCCCACGTTCGCCTACTGA
- a CDS encoding serine protein kinase RIO, producing the protein MHDHFDQLEPRRRNRRPPLPADLPPRVVAEGKSGHQSPDIDLGTPPGGPGSTDESPYSSYDVAAHGPAPVPDWLVTSFSARDTRLGVIKSGKEADVALLERAVPGGPGCLLAVKTFRDAHHRMFHRDATYQEGRRVRRSRETRAMAARTGFGRELLAGKWASAEFTALATLWDAGARVPYPVQLIGSELMMEFIGDPDGTAAPRLAAVQASTAEFTELWHDLVGTLDVLAQCGLTHGDLSPYNVLVDDTRCVLIDLPQVVDLVANPSGSDFLHRDCHNIAEFFARRGVLAADASTLALRLSGLALP; encoded by the coding sequence CTGCACGACCATTTCGACCAGCTCGAACCCCGCCGCCGGAACCGCCGGCCACCGCTGCCCGCCGATCTGCCGCCCCGGGTGGTGGCCGAAGGCAAATCCGGCCACCAGAGCCCGGACATCGACCTCGGCACGCCGCCCGGTGGGCCCGGCTCGACCGACGAAAGTCCCTACTCCAGCTACGATGTCGCCGCCCACGGGCCGGCCCCGGTACCCGATTGGCTGGTCACCTCGTTCTCGGCCCGGGACACCCGGCTGGGGGTGATCAAGTCCGGCAAGGAGGCCGACGTCGCCCTGTTGGAGCGCGCCGTACCGGGTGGACCCGGTTGCTTGCTCGCGGTCAAGACGTTCCGCGACGCGCACCACCGCATGTTCCATCGGGACGCGACCTATCAGGAGGGGCGCCGGGTCCGACGGTCCCGGGAGACCCGGGCGATGGCCGCCCGGACCGGTTTCGGCCGCGAGCTGCTGGCCGGCAAGTGGGCCTCGGCCGAGTTCACCGCGCTGGCCACGCTGTGGGACGCCGGCGCCCGGGTGCCCTACCCGGTGCAGCTGATCGGCTCGGAGCTGATGATGGAGTTCATCGGCGACCCGGACGGCACCGCGGCGCCGCGGCTGGCCGCGGTGCAGGCCAGCACGGCCGAATTCACCGAGCTCTGGCACGACCTGGTCGGCACCCTGGACGTCCTGGCGCAGTGCGGTCTGACCCACGGCGACCTGTCCCCCTACAACGTGCTCGTCGACGACACCCGTTGCGTGCTCATCGATCTGCCGCAGGTGGTGGACCTGGTGGCCAATCCGTCGGGGTCGGATTTCCTGCACCGCGACTGCCACAACATCGCCGAGTTCTTCGCCCGGCGGGGCGTGCTGGCGGCCGACGCCTCGACGCTGGCGCTGCGGCTGAGCGGACTGGCCCTGCCCTGA
- a CDS encoding acetyl-CoA C-acetyltransferase, translated as MSSVIVAGSRTPIGRFNGALAAVSAAELGGVAIRGAIERAGLTGSDVEYVIMGEVLQAGVGQIPARQAAVKAGIPMDVPAITVNKVCLSGLDAIALADQLIRAGQFKVIVAGGMESMTRAPHLLMGSRAGFKYGDVTMVDHLAHDGLHDVFTAVPMGELTETTNDLDYVSRAEQDAFSARSHQRAAAATAAGVFKAEIEPVVVKGRKGDVVVDTDEGIRAETTVETLAKLRPSFRKDGTITAGSSSQISDGAAAVIVMDKDEALRRGLDWIAEIKAHGSIAGPDSTLQDKPARAIKKACDKAGITPDELDLVEINEAFACVGIASARALGLDEEIVNVNGGAIALGHPIGASGARLVLHTALELQRRGGGLGVATLCGGGGQGDALLVEVPRSS; from the coding sequence ATGTCGTCAGTCATCGTCGCCGGGTCCCGAACCCCGATCGGCCGCTTCAACGGTGCGCTCGCCGCGGTCTCGGCGGCCGAGCTGGGCGGGGTCGCGATCCGCGGCGCCATCGAGCGGGCCGGCCTGACCGGGTCCGACGTCGAGTACGTGATCATGGGCGAGGTGCTGCAGGCGGGCGTCGGCCAGATTCCGGCCCGGCAGGCGGCGGTCAAGGCCGGCATCCCGATGGACGTCCCGGCCATCACGGTCAACAAGGTCTGTCTGTCCGGTCTGGACGCCATCGCGCTGGCCGACCAGCTGATCCGGGCCGGCCAGTTCAAGGTCATCGTGGCCGGCGGCATGGAGTCGATGACCCGGGCCCCGCACCTGCTGATGGGGTCGCGGGCCGGCTTCAAGTACGGCGACGTGACGATGGTCGATCACCTGGCCCACGACGGGCTGCACGACGTGTTCACCGCCGTGCCGATGGGTGAGCTGACCGAGACGACCAACGACCTGGACTACGTCTCGCGCGCGGAGCAGGACGCCTTCTCCGCCCGGTCGCACCAGCGGGCCGCCGCGGCCACCGCCGCCGGGGTGTTCAAGGCCGAGATCGAACCCGTGGTGGTCAAGGGCCGCAAGGGGGACGTCGTCGTCGACACCGACGAGGGGATCCGCGCCGAGACCACGGTGGAGACCCTGGCCAAGCTGCGCCCCTCGTTCCGCAAGGACGGCACCATCACCGCCGGTTCGTCCTCGCAGATCTCCGACGGCGCGGCCGCCGTCATCGTCATGGACAAGGACGAGGCGCTGCGGCGCGGCCTGGACTGGATCGCCGAGATCAAGGCGCACGGTTCGATCGCCGGCCCCGACTCCACCCTGCAGGACAAGCCCGCCCGGGCCATCAAGAAGGCCTGCGACAAGGCCGGCATCACCCCGGACGAGTTGGACCTGGTCGAGATCAACGAGGCCTTCGCCTGCGTCGGTATCGCGTCGGCCCGGGCGCTGGGCCTGGACGAGGAGATCGTGAACGTCAACGGCGGGGCCATCGCGCTTGGCCACCCGATCGGTGCGTCCGGGGCGCGCCTGGTCCTGCACACCGCGCTGGAGCTGCAGCGGCGCGGCGGCGGCCTCGGCGTGGCCACCCTGTGCGGCGGTGGCGGCCAGGGCGACGCGCTGCTGGTCGAGGTGCCCCGCTCGAGCTGA